In the Engystomops pustulosus chromosome 2, aEngPut4.maternal, whole genome shotgun sequence genome, one interval contains:
- the LOC140117837 gene encoding 17-beta-hydroxysteroid dehydrogenase type 6-like gives MWLLLVLLLGLIFLYRRYRYGLLLENLTDKYVFITGCDSGFGNLLAKQLDKLGMKVLAACLTDNGAKMLKKETSTRLQTIILDVTNSHSVSSAAKWVNDVVGDKGLWGLVNNAGVANTLALNEWLTKEDYLKDLNVNVLGLIDVTLKMLPMIRRAQGRVVNVASIAGRLSMVGGGYCISKFGVETFSDSLRREIRRFGVKVSIIEPGYFKTPIIKPESVVTQIRAIWEKASEEIRNTYGQQYFEKYCQTMSADMMKASTKLHLVTDCMEHALTSVHPMTRYSAGWDAKFLFIPLSYCPTVIADYFFSEYYC, from the exons ATGTGGCTTCTTCTGGTTCTGCTCCTTGGTCTGATTTTCCTCTACAGAAGATACAGATATGGTTTATTACTCGAGAATCTCACAGACAAATATGTTTTCATCACTGGATGTGATTCAGGATTTGGAAATCTTTTGGCAAAACAGTTGGACAAGCTTGGGATGAAGGTTCTGGCAGCTTGTCTGACAGATAATGGGGCAAAGATGCTAAAGAAGGAGACGTCAACCAGATTGCAGACAATAATTCTAGATGTCACGAACAGCCACAGTGTCAGCTCTGCTGCAAAGTGGGTCAATGATGTTGTTGGTGATAAAG GACTTTGGGGCTTGGTGAATAATGCTGGTGTTGCCAACACTCTGGCACTGAACGAATGGCTGACTAAAGAGGACTATCTCAAAGATTTAAATGTGAATGTTCTAGGACTCATTGATGTAACTTTGAAAATGCTACCAATGATTCGGAGAGCTCAGGGTCGTGTTGTTAACGTGGCAAGTATTGCTGGAAGATTATCCATGGTTGGAGGTGGATATTGCATATCAAAATTTGGGGTGGAAACCTTCTCAGACAGTCTGCG TCGGGAAATCAGAAGATTTGGTGTGAAAGTTTCTATCATAGAGCCAGGTTACTTCAAAACACCTATAATTAAACCAGAATCAGTTGTTACTCAAATTCGTGCCATTTGGGAGAAAGCCTCAGAGGAAATTCGTAACACTTATGGACAGcaatattttgaaaaat ATTGCCAGACAATGAGTGCAGACATGATGAAAGCAAGCACCAAGCTTCACCTGGTCACAGACTGCATGGAGCATGCTCTGACTTCGGTGCACCCAATGACACGATATTCTGCTGGCTGGGATGCCAAATTCCTCTTCATACCTCTTTCATACTGCCCAACTGTGATAGCTGATTATTTCTTTTCAGAATATTATTGTTAA
- the LOC140117836 gene encoding retinol dehydrogenase 7-like isoform X1, which yields MNGAMWILILVVLALIYLFRWNQRRLILPNLLDKYVLITGCDSGFGNLAAKQLDKRGINVLAACLTEKGAENLKKETSSRLKTVILDVTDSQSVNAAAAWVSSIVGDKGLWGVVNNAGISVPTAPNEWLTKEDFYKILNVNLLGVVDVTLKMLPLIRKARGRVVNVASIAGRLTICGGGYCMSKYGVESFSDSLRREMKPFGVKVCIIEPGFFATQVTDAKLMKDCTNKRWAQVPDEIRRSYGQQYFEKYCYNVELSLSMSNTKLSLVSDAMEHALTAVHPKTRYSAGWDAKLLYLPLSYLPTVISDFIISSMTPKPVRVS from the exons AT GAACGGTGCCATGTGGATTCTAATTCTTGTGGTCTTAGCATTAATCTACCTCTTTAGGTGGAACCAGAGACGTCTGATTCTTCCAAATCTCTTAGATAAATACGTGCTGATCACAGGATGTGACTCTGGATTTGGAAATTTAGCAGCCAAGCAGCTCGACAAACGTGGAATTAATGTGCTTGCAGCATGTCTTACAGAGAAAGGAGCTGAAAACTTAAAGAAGGAGACATCTAGTAGGCTAAAGACTGTCATCCTTGATGTTACTGACAGCCAGAGTGTGAATGCTGCAGCTGCATGGGTTTCTTCAATTGTAGGAGATAAAG GTCTCTGGGGTGTAGTGAATAATGCAGGTATCTCTGTGCCAACTGCCCCAAATGAATGGTTGACTAAAGAAGACTTTTACAAAATTCTCAATGTGAATCTGTTGGGTGTTGTTGATGTCACTCTTAAAATGCTGCCTTTGATTCGAAAAGCTCGTGGACGTGTAGTCAATGTTGCAAGCATTGCAGGTAGATTAACCATCTGCGGAGGGGGATACTGCATGTCTAAATACGGAGTAGAGTCATTCTCTGATAGCCTCCG ccgAGAGATGAAACCTTTTGGTGTGAAGGTCTGTATCATAGAACCTGGTTTCTTTGCAACACAAGTAACAGATGCTAAACTCATGAAAGACTGCACCAATAAACGGTGGGCTCAAGTACCTGATGAAATCCGCAGGAGCTATGGACAGCAGTACTTTGAAAAAT ATTGTTACAATGTTGAACTGTCTCTTTCAATGTCCAACACCAAGTTGTCTCTGGTGTCAGATGCCATGGAGCATGCTCTGACTGCTGTCCACCCCAAGACACGTTATTCAGCTGGATGGGACGCCAAACTCCTTTACCTGCCCCTTTCATACTTGCCGACTGTAATTTCTGactttattattagtagtatgaCTCCTAAACCAGTCAGGGTTTCCTGA
- the LOC140117836 gene encoding retinol dehydrogenase 7-like isoform X2, whose amino-acid sequence MWILILVVLALIYLFRWNQRRLILPNLLDKYVLITGCDSGFGNLAAKQLDKRGINVLAACLTEKGAENLKKETSSRLKTVILDVTDSQSVNAAAAWVSSIVGDKGLWGVVNNAGISVPTAPNEWLTKEDFYKILNVNLLGVVDVTLKMLPLIRKARGRVVNVASIAGRLTICGGGYCMSKYGVESFSDSLRREMKPFGVKVCIIEPGFFATQVTDAKLMKDCTNKRWAQVPDEIRRSYGQQYFEKYCYNVELSLSMSNTKLSLVSDAMEHALTAVHPKTRYSAGWDAKLLYLPLSYLPTVISDFIISSMTPKPVRVS is encoded by the exons ATGTGGATTCTAATTCTTGTGGTCTTAGCATTAATCTACCTCTTTAGGTGGAACCAGAGACGTCTGATTCTTCCAAATCTCTTAGATAAATACGTGCTGATCACAGGATGTGACTCTGGATTTGGAAATTTAGCAGCCAAGCAGCTCGACAAACGTGGAATTAATGTGCTTGCAGCATGTCTTACAGAGAAAGGAGCTGAAAACTTAAAGAAGGAGACATCTAGTAGGCTAAAGACTGTCATCCTTGATGTTACTGACAGCCAGAGTGTGAATGCTGCAGCTGCATGGGTTTCTTCAATTGTAGGAGATAAAG GTCTCTGGGGTGTAGTGAATAATGCAGGTATCTCTGTGCCAACTGCCCCAAATGAATGGTTGACTAAAGAAGACTTTTACAAAATTCTCAATGTGAATCTGTTGGGTGTTGTTGATGTCACTCTTAAAATGCTGCCTTTGATTCGAAAAGCTCGTGGACGTGTAGTCAATGTTGCAAGCATTGCAGGTAGATTAACCATCTGCGGAGGGGGATACTGCATGTCTAAATACGGAGTAGAGTCATTCTCTGATAGCCTCCG ccgAGAGATGAAACCTTTTGGTGTGAAGGTCTGTATCATAGAACCTGGTTTCTTTGCAACACAAGTAACAGATGCTAAACTCATGAAAGACTGCACCAATAAACGGTGGGCTCAAGTACCTGATGAAATCCGCAGGAGCTATGGACAGCAGTACTTTGAAAAAT ATTGTTACAATGTTGAACTGTCTCTTTCAATGTCCAACACCAAGTTGTCTCTGGTGTCAGATGCCATGGAGCATGCTCTGACTGCTGTCCACCCCAAGACACGTTATTCAGCTGGATGGGACGCCAAACTCCTTTACCTGCCCCTTTCATACTTGCCGACTGTAATTTCTGactttattattagtagtatgaCTCCTAAACCAGTCAGGGTTTCCTGA